The Maridesulfovibrio zosterae DSM 11974 genome contains a region encoding:
- a CDS encoding Nif11-like leader peptide family natural product precursor translates to MSKKEVERLLIAGGENKDIKLKYNAIRSKEDFVSTANEEGYDFSIEELDQVLHESGDDFTTFGNPPARSIWWA, encoded by the coding sequence ATGTCTAAAAAAGAAGTGGAGCGTTTGCTGATAGCAGGTGGAGAGAACAAAGATATTAAACTGAAGTACAATGCTATTCGAAGCAAGGAAGATTTTGTCTCTACCGCTAACGAAGAAGGGTACGACTTCAGCATTGAGGAGTTAGATCAGGTGCTCCATGAATCCGGAGATGACTTTACAACATTTGGTAATCCTCCGGCACGTTCAATCTGGTGGGCATAA
- a CDS encoding type II toxin-antitoxin system RelE family toxin produces MNKISWLPKALKQLKKIHSKDQTSIMDKVNDLKTFPDCKNVKALTNREDYRFRVGRYRIIFTVETGEPVIIYIEEVKKRDERTY; encoded by the coding sequence ATGAATAAAATCTCATGGTTGCCTAAAGCCTTAAAGCAGCTCAAAAAGATTCATAGCAAGGATCAGACAAGCATCATGGACAAGGTTAACGACCTGAAAACATTTCCAGACTGCAAGAATGTAAAGGCTTTGACTAACCGCGAAGATTACCGTTTCAGAGTGGGCAGATACAGGATTATCTTTACCGTTGAAACTGGCGAACCTGTTATCATATACATTGAAGAGGTCAAGAAACGTGATGAAAGAACATATTAA
- a CDS encoding helix-turn-helix domain-containing protein yields MKEHINYDILKDSNGEPYAVVMPYDAFLEMNKRADTDKAIAIPHEVVELHVLKGKSLVRAWRLHLGLTQQDIADKMGITQASFSQMENNPDKLRPSTLKRIADAMGIEWEQLAED; encoded by the coding sequence ATGAAAGAACATATTAATTACGACATATTAAAGGACAGCAACGGCGAACCTTACGCCGTGGTCATGCCCTATGATGCTTTTCTGGAAATGAACAAGCGCGCGGATACCGACAAAGCAATCGCAATCCCCCATGAAGTGGTTGAACTTCATGTTTTGAAAGGCAAATCCCTTGTACGGGCATGGCGGCTTCACCTTGGACTTACCCAGCAGGATATAGCTGACAAGATGGGAATTACTCAGGCCAGCTTTTCTCAGATGGAAAACAACCCAGATAAATTGCGCCCCAGCACTTTGAAACGGATCGCTGACGCAATGGGTATTGAGTGGGAACAGTTGGCAGAAGATTAA
- a CDS encoding pentapeptide repeat-containing protein, with protein sequence METTDWILLSVSLASLPIAYIYTHHYDVYSFLYNYSGVRAIFEKIHPPTEEQQQDYNFRKPSTFVLWAISIYVALFSIASARYDRAVNSYDMQISGFQTQMATTSRANACANLRLLQKVRVPVKPDFFVFWKTFYSFYRTEKYELGQKMLLQTIKAYKKELYQANLNGADLSGINLSRANLNSADLRGTNLSNAILARAELKNIMLLGANLEGANLNAANLTGAILIRSDLKNATLIGAILNNANLIGANLSNATIHAGHFNGTILLGTTVTNTEFTWANLKNAIFDSESFSPASGEISLFFKKYFKNTELSKSKNLYEAKLPSKIRRKLMKSSPHLFARPEWFIP encoded by the coding sequence ATGGAAACAACTGATTGGATATTACTTAGCGTTTCACTGGCTTCTCTGCCTATCGCTTATATCTATACGCATCACTACGATGTTTATTCCTTTTTGTATAACTACTCTGGTGTGAGAGCCATTTTTGAAAAAATTCATCCGCCAACAGAAGAACAACAGCAGGACTATAATTTTAGGAAACCTAGCACGTTTGTGCTGTGGGCAATCAGTATTTATGTGGCGTTGTTTAGTATTGCTTCAGCGCGGTATGATCGGGCCGTCAATTCTTATGATATGCAAATTTCTGGTTTTCAAACGCAAATGGCTACAACTTCAAGAGCGAATGCATGCGCAAATTTGAGGTTACTTCAAAAAGTAAGAGTTCCAGTTAAACCAGATTTTTTTGTTTTCTGGAAAACATTTTATTCCTTTTATAGAACTGAGAAGTATGAATTAGGGCAAAAGATGCTTCTCCAAACAATTAAGGCCTATAAAAAAGAATTATACCAAGCTAATCTTAACGGTGCAGACTTATCTGGAATTAATTTATCTAGAGCAAATCTTAACTCGGCAGATTTAAGAGGAACTAATCTTTCTAATGCTATTCTTGCGCGAGCAGAATTAAAAAATATAATGTTGCTTGGAGCAAATCTTGAGGGAGCCAATCTTAATGCTGCAAATTTGACAGGGGCTATCTTAATACGATCCGATTTGAAAAACGCTACTCTTATAGGAGCAATTCTTAATAATGCCAATTTGATTGGTGCCAATCTTTCTAATGCGACGATCCATGCTGGGCATTTCAACGGAACTATTCTTCTTGGAACAACTGTTACGAATACCGAATTCACGTGGGCCAATTTGAAAAATGCAATATTCGACTCAGAGAGTTTTAGCCCAGCAAGTGGCGAAATATCACTTTTTTTCAAAAAATATTTCAAAAATACTGAACTCAGTAAAAGTAAAAACCTTTACGAAGCCAAACTTCCTTCAAAGATAAGGAGGAAGCTTATGAAATCATCCCCACATTTGTTCGCTAGGCCAGAATGGTTTATTCCGTAA
- a CDS encoding phage/plasmid primase, P4 family, whose product MGWAGTHLSEDERKRIASTLFEDAKEEGVWLNGKCPFHADDNPSFGYNFEDDYFKCLAECTDCGDLIKLYGLVNGLANDEAFKSFKDKYGQGVNDGPQSKTTVQQKRKPSKRSSNVVIPESAWSRMALLPDDWFFLLRKERGWNPDVIKRLDLRMQMVFRNSAGETLPINGVPMRVAIPIRGNDGQLYSVRLYRKPGTNLKSKIISWGRGYGNARLFPAPCTLAKSGPVLLCEGEPDTICAISNGFNSITQTSKTAKWSKEHMEPFTGRDVIIAYDADQPGQAHAEKAARSLVQVARSVRIIEWPEFMGRNADGSLPEKDGLDLTDFFVRFKQGAKDLQALFATARKIEIPQGCETGGEWAFFLDNRFKPRLLADQLLRDQPLLADDMTGLLYRWNAKYWEQISRGNLQQSATHYLGIEATTARVNDATSLAVNLANLPHGRAVNDQGDWVCLQNGMLNLRTLELKPHDHDYYSTICLGVSFNPDSEARCEKWLKYLEDTVQTPEPIAQLQEFMGYSLTRDTHFEKCLLLLGDGSDGKSTFLNITRELVSPENCSALGFQDLEDQFRRASLYNKVLNISTEIGSAAMETPVFKAVVSGDTIQGAFKHKDPFNFKPFCKLAFAANKLPRVLDNTDGFFRRMLPIKFKRQYLEGDPDRNPNLFKELKSELSEIFHWALVGLHRLYEQGRFSSSDETIDLLMDYRRLNNPVQAFVEDQCELKDGAKQSKDSLYKAYREYCSENGYQSMHKENFFRELYAAVKTLKEIRPRVDGRRCRMVAGIKTRFELKS is encoded by the coding sequence ATGGGCTGGGCTGGTACACATCTATCTGAAGATGAGCGCAAGAGAATTGCGAGTACATTGTTTGAGGATGCAAAAGAAGAGGGTGTATGGCTGAACGGCAAATGTCCGTTCCATGCTGATGATAACCCTTCCTTCGGCTACAACTTCGAAGACGACTATTTTAAATGCCTTGCTGAATGCACCGACTGCGGAGACCTGATCAAGCTTTACGGGCTGGTTAACGGCCTTGCCAATGATGAAGCATTCAAAAGCTTCAAAGATAAATACGGGCAGGGCGTAAACGATGGCCCGCAATCTAAAACCACTGTTCAGCAGAAGCGTAAGCCCAGTAAGCGTAGTTCTAATGTCGTGATACCGGAATCCGCATGGAGCCGTATGGCTCTGTTGCCGGATGATTGGTTCTTTTTACTGAGAAAAGAGCGCGGCTGGAACCCGGACGTTATCAAACGGCTCGACCTGCGTATGCAGATGGTATTCAGGAATAGTGCTGGCGAAACTCTTCCAATTAACGGCGTGCCTATGCGTGTGGCTATTCCCATTCGCGGAAATGATGGACAACTTTATAGTGTGCGGCTCTATCGTAAGCCCGGCACTAATCTGAAAAGCAAGATCATATCATGGGGTAGGGGCTACGGTAATGCCCGTTTGTTTCCTGCGCCTTGTACTCTTGCTAAATCCGGCCCTGTTCTGCTTTGCGAAGGCGAACCGGATACCATATGCGCTATTTCAAATGGTTTTAACTCCATCACTCAGACTTCCAAGACCGCTAAGTGGTCTAAAGAGCATATGGAGCCGTTTACGGGCCGTGATGTGATCATAGCTTATGACGCTGACCAGCCGGGACAGGCTCATGCTGAAAAAGCGGCGCGCTCACTGGTTCAGGTGGCGCGCTCGGTGCGTATCATCGAATGGCCTGAATTTATGGGGCGCAATGCGGACGGCAGTTTGCCGGAAAAAGACGGACTCGATCTTACCGATTTCTTTGTGCGTTTCAAGCAAGGGGCGAAGGATTTGCAAGCCCTGTTCGCCACGGCTCGCAAGATTGAAATACCGCAGGGCTGCGAAACAGGCGGGGAATGGGCGTTCTTCCTTGATAATCGGTTCAAGCCTCGTTTGCTGGCGGATCAGCTTCTACGGGATCAGCCTTTGCTTGCTGATGATATGACGGGCCTCTTGTATCGTTGGAACGCTAAATACTGGGAACAGATTTCACGCGGCAACCTTCAGCAGTCGGCTACGCACTATCTCGGCATCGAGGCCACAACCGCGCGGGTGAATGATGCAACTTCACTGGCTGTCAATTTAGCCAATCTTCCGCACGGGCGCGCGGTTAATGATCAAGGTGACTGGGTGTGTCTGCAAAACGGTATGCTCAATCTTAGAACCCTTGAGCTGAAACCGCATGATCACGATTACTATTCCACCATATGCCTTGGAGTGTCTTTTAACCCTGATTCCGAAGCAAGGTGCGAAAAGTGGCTTAAGTATCTGGAAGATACGGTGCAGACTCCTGAACCCATTGCCCAGCTCCAAGAGTTCATGGGCTACAGCCTTACCCGTGATACACACTTTGAAAAGTGCCTGTTGCTACTCGGTGATGGCTCGGACGGTAAATCAACTTTTCTAAATATCACCCGTGAACTGGTTTCGCCTGAAAACTGCTCAGCTCTTGGTTTTCAGGATTTGGAAGATCAGTTTCGGCGCGCAAGTCTTTATAACAAGGTGCTGAATATTTCCACGGAAATAGGCTCGGCGGCTATGGAAACACCCGTGTTTAAGGCTGTAGTATCCGGTGACACTATTCAAGGTGCATTTAAGCATAAAGATCCATTTAATTTTAAACCGTTCTGCAAGCTGGCATTTGCGGCTAATAAGTTGCCGCGTGTGCTGGATAATACAGACGGCTTTTTCCGGCGCATGTTGCCCATCAAGTTTAAGCGGCAATATCTGGAAGGTGATCCAGACCGCAACCCGAACTTGTTCAAGGAACTTAAAAGCGAGCTGTCCGAAATCTTTCATTGGGCTTTGGTCGGGTTGCATCGGCTGTATGAGCAGGGACGGTTTTCATCGTCTGATGAAACTATTGATCTACTGATGGATTACAGGCGGCTTAACAATCCTGTTCAGGCATTCGTTGAAGATCAGTGTGAGCTTAAGGACGGCGCAAAGCAGTCTAAGGATTCACTGTATAAGGCTTATCGCGAATACTGTTCCGAAAACGGCTATCAATCAATGCATAAGGAAAACTTTTTCCGTGAACTTTACGCTGCTGTGAAGACCTTGAAGGAAATCCGCCCGCGAGTTGATGGGCGGCGTTGTCGTATGGTTGCAGGCATCAAAACCAGATTTGAGTTGAAATCTTAA
- a CDS encoding competence protein CoiA: MQVALNSADERCIAFQTEKVEGPFKCPHCKKDVTLKKGKIREHHYAHIKSSTECQYGKGESQLHYRAKRELYEALRVHPNCTKCDIERTLTGVRPDVSLCISGKYVAIEIQKSDLSIDEIIKRTKRYTSLGIYIIWIFPEEGPKIKYDDMGQPTTRIKEWQKFLQAMYFGRLYYWTQDGPYVTPIRLETYTKDIEPGNWIDDFQEELGEDLSGTYWHDDNYDSADYGGHTKYYKAKKLVLAFPNGPLHLAEDFKGTVKGKPFSTNNWTVPSCGVWMDKQTKWW; this comes from the coding sequence ATGCAGGTAGCTCTTAATAGTGCTGATGAGAGATGTATAGCTTTTCAAACGGAAAAGGTTGAAGGTCCGTTTAAATGTCCCCATTGTAAAAAGGATGTAACTCTCAAAAAAGGTAAGATACGAGAGCATCATTACGCGCACATAAAGTCGTCTACAGAATGTCAGTACGGGAAAGGTGAGTCTCAACTCCACTATAGAGCAAAAAGAGAATTGTATGAGGCATTACGAGTCCACCCGAATTGTACAAAGTGTGACATTGAAAGAACGCTTACAGGTGTGCGTCCTGATGTTAGTTTGTGTATCAGTGGTAAATATGTTGCAATTGAAATACAAAAAAGCGACCTAAGTATTGATGAAATTATCAAAAGAACAAAACGATACACTAGTCTAGGGATATATATAATTTGGATTTTCCCAGAAGAGGGTCCAAAAATTAAATATGATGATATGGGACAACCCACAACTCGTATCAAAGAATGGCAAAAGTTTTTGCAAGCAATGTATTTTGGCAGACTTTATTATTGGACTCAAGACGGACCGTATGTGACTCCTATTCGTCTAGAGACATATACAAAGGATATTGAACCGGGAAATTGGATTGACGATTTTCAAGAGGAGCTTGGTGAGGATTTATCTGGGACATATTGGCATGATGATAATTATGATTCTGCTGATTATGGCGGACATACTAAATATTATAAGGCTAAAAAATTGGTTTTAGCATTCCCTAATGGACCTCTACATCTTGCCGAAGACTTCAAAGGAACTGTTAAAGGTAAACCTTTTTCTACTAATAATTGGACGGTTCCATCATGTGGGGTTTGGATGGATAAGCAGACTAAGTGGTGGTAA
- a CDS encoding tyrosine-type recombinase/integrase, whose protein sequence is MALTIKKIEAAKPKDKNYRISDGNGLSLLILPSGTKTFVYRYRRPVTRKENNITYGKFPELSLADARYLHAQAKALLAKGIDPGEDRKVKKSEESEDNSFENVANQWLEKNSTEWTPKTHRTNQGRLENHVFPYIGKMPIAEITPKEILALLQRIESKGTHETAHRVSSLCSQVFRYAVFIGKSETDPVHIVKNALPPIAKTRKHRAALTDPKEVGKLLRAIEDYPGHHIVKQALRVGLYTFTRSIEIRGMTWDEVDFDRLEWRVPSTRMKMRKPHIVPLSNQVLSIFTDVKELGLPSKYVFPSVVNNSNMLSENTLNQAIRRMGYTKEQLCYHGFRGTCTTLLYETGWPTDMVERQLAHVQTNQVRAAYDHAQYLAERTRMMQSFADYLDNLRDGGSVIPFKKRA, encoded by the coding sequence ATGGCGTTGACAATTAAGAAGATTGAGGCAGCGAAACCTAAAGACAAAAACTACCGGATTTCAGACGGGAACGGACTGAGTTTATTAATCCTCCCCAGTGGAACCAAAACATTTGTTTATAGGTACAGACGCCCCGTCACCAGAAAAGAAAATAACATCACGTACGGTAAGTTCCCGGAACTTTCTTTGGCAGATGCAAGGTATCTCCATGCTCAGGCAAAAGCACTTCTGGCAAAAGGAATTGATCCAGGGGAAGATAGAAAAGTAAAAAAGAGCGAAGAATCGGAAGACAATTCTTTTGAAAATGTAGCCAACCAATGGCTTGAGAAAAACAGTACTGAGTGGACTCCTAAAACTCACCGCACCAATCAGGGACGTCTTGAGAATCACGTATTTCCATACATCGGTAAAATGCCGATTGCCGAAATTACTCCAAAAGAAATCCTTGCTCTCTTGCAACGGATAGAATCTAAAGGCACTCACGAAACCGCACACCGGGTTTCTTCTCTCTGTTCGCAAGTGTTCCGCTATGCAGTCTTTATCGGCAAATCCGAAACAGATCCTGTTCATATCGTCAAAAACGCTCTCCCTCCCATTGCCAAAACTCGAAAACATCGTGCAGCACTCACCGACCCAAAAGAGGTAGGCAAGCTTTTACGGGCAATTGAAGACTATCCCGGACATCATATCGTTAAACAGGCGTTACGGGTGGGCCTGTACACTTTTACCCGTTCTATTGAGATACGGGGCATGACATGGGATGAAGTTGATTTTGACCGCCTAGAATGGCGTGTGCCTAGTACACGAATGAAGATGCGTAAGCCGCATATTGTACCACTCTCAAATCAGGTCCTATCGATTTTTACTGACGTGAAAGAGCTTGGCTTACCTTCAAAATATGTTTTTCCCAGCGTTGTAAATAATTCGAATATGCTTTCTGAAAATACCCTGAATCAGGCAATACGCCGTATGGGCTACACCAAAGAGCAACTTTGCTATCACGGATTCAGGGGAACATGCACGACTTTGCTCTATGAAACCGGATGGCCTACAGACATGGTCGAACGCCAGCTTGCTCATGTGCAGACGAACCAAGTCCGCGCAGCTTACGACCACGCTCAGTATCTAGCGGAGCGCACCCGGATGATGCAGAGCTTTGCGGACTATCTTGATAACTTGCGTGATGGCGGAAGTGTTATCCCGTTTAAGAAAAGAGCTTAA
- a CDS encoding FliG C-terminal domain-containing protein, translating into MFGQIAFKAELDKLKKEIADLEFSYEMAGSDILDIKHSISELQHNEYADTPFARVSRLMEQINSSSQLKNIRIRFIGEGKEAAQRYALLLLCCTARQRSDIYKNADPVLIQGCMALLEKGIYEHEHLENLSNIIREELRGEAVISEHRQKSLLADMMLWHGKEHEKEITALIERKGFQISMEKFAMKTDDLLHVDRDALLESVKHVSNETVTCVLAESSSEVRAHILDLFSTGAQEMLAKDIKEYISAPQEEKDVAVKDFLTLVNHNLHGDDTQDIDFIW; encoded by the coding sequence ATGTTCGGACAAATAGCTTTCAAAGCAGAACTTGATAAATTAAAGAAAGAAATCGCTGATCTTGAATTTTCCTACGAGATGGCAGGCAGCGATATCCTAGACATTAAGCATAGTATTTCAGAGCTTCAGCATAATGAATATGCTGATACACCTTTTGCCCGTGTCAGCCGGCTTATGGAGCAGATTAATAGCAGCAGCCAGTTGAAAAACATCCGCATACGTTTTATCGGCGAAGGGAAAGAAGCAGCTCAAAGATATGCCCTTCTGCTGCTTTGCTGCACCGCACGCCAGCGTTCGGACATATATAAAAATGCAGATCCTGTTTTAATTCAAGGCTGCATGGCTTTACTTGAAAAAGGAATTTACGAGCACGAGCACTTGGAGAACCTGTCTAATATAATCCGTGAAGAACTGCGTGGCGAGGCAGTAATTTCAGAACACCGCCAAAAATCACTGCTGGCCGATATGATGCTATGGCATGGTAAAGAGCATGAAAAGGAGATCACCGCACTAATAGAACGCAAAGGATTTCAGATCAGTATGGAAAAATTTGCCATGAAAACAGATGATCTGCTTCATGTAGACAGAGATGCTCTTCTTGAATCGGTTAAACATGTCAGCAACGAAACCGTAACCTGCGTTCTTGCAGAATCCTCCAGCGAAGTAAGAGCTCATATTCTGGATCTATTCAGCACAGGGGCACAGGAAATGCTGGCCAAAGACATAAAAGAATATATCTCAGCTCCGCAGGAAGAAAAGGATGTAGCTGTGAAAGACTTCCTGACACTGGTCAACCACAATCTCCACGGGGATGATACTCAGGATATAGATTTTATCTGGTAA
- a CDS encoding type II toxin-antitoxin system RelE/ParE family toxin, producing the protein MIKGFAHKGLEAFFKTGTIKGIQAKHAPKLGRMLDRLDSASDVQDMNAPGFGLHPLKGNLVNHYSVKVSGNWRLTFKFENGNAYVVNYHDYH; encoded by the coding sequence ATGATTAAAGGATTTGCTCACAAGGGCCTTGAGGCTTTTTTTAAAACTGGAACCATAAAGGGAATTCAGGCCAAGCACGCGCCCAAGCTAGGCCGCATGCTTGATAGATTGGATTCTGCCTCGGATGTTCAGGATATGAACGCACCGGGCTTTGGCCTTCACCCTTTGAAGGGAAATCTTGTGAATCATTATTCAGTAAAGGTTTCCGGAAATTGGCGGCTGACTTTCAAATTTGAAAACGGCAACGCCTACGTAGTGAACTATCACGATTACCATTAA
- a CDS encoding arsenate reductase ArsC, with translation MEKEKVLFICVHNSARSQMAEEFLRALGNDRFEVSSAGFEPTEINPLVMEVMREEGLDLSHKKTQSVFDLYKQGRIFNYVITVCKKGQDQDCPIFPGISHRINLPFEDPAKLEGNYQERLVKTREIRDSIKELVTLFAEAVESGSIEKFCSLNAC, from the coding sequence ATGGAAAAGGAAAAAGTTCTCTTTATTTGTGTGCATAACAGTGCCCGCAGCCAAATGGCAGAAGAGTTTCTGCGCGCGCTCGGCAACGACAGATTTGAAGTCAGCAGTGCAGGTTTCGAACCCACAGAAATCAATCCCCTTGTTATGGAAGTGATGCGCGAAGAAGGTCTCGACCTTAGCCACAAAAAAACCCAGTCAGTATTCGATCTTTATAAACAGGGCCGCATTTTCAATTACGTGATCACCGTCTGCAAAAAGGGTCAGGATCAGGATTGCCCGATTTTTCCCGGCATCTCGCATCGCATCAACCTGCCTTTTGAAGATCCCGCCAAGCTCGAAGGAAATTATCAGGAACGACTAGTCAAAACCCGTGAAATCCGTGATTCCATCAAAGAACTGGTCACACTTTTTGCAGAAGCGGTCGAGTCCGGATCAATTGAAAAGTTCTGCTCTCTTAACGCCTGTTAA
- a CDS encoding helix-turn-helix transcriptional regulator translates to MMTLGRLVKTIRVSQDLSQGQMAQCLNISQNYLSLIESGKKTMSLKLVETLADLIGVSKELLFIVASEIPSELTGPERDDFIKLQKNMFTIITYEMDSISCDAA, encoded by the coding sequence ATGATGACTTTAGGTCGATTAGTGAAAACAATAAGAGTGAGTCAGGATCTTTCACAAGGTCAAATGGCTCAATGTCTTAATATTTCACAAAACTATTTGTCCCTTATTGAAAGTGGGAAAAAAACAATGAGTTTAAAGCTTGTGGAAACACTTGCTGATTTAATTGGCGTTTCTAAAGAACTACTATTCATTGTAGCAAGCGAAATTCCTTCAGAGCTTACAGGCCCTGAAAGAGATGATTTTATTAAGTTACAAAAAAACATGTTTACCATTATTACTTACGAAATGGACTCTATTTCTTGTGACGCAGCATAA
- a CDS encoding reverse transcriptase family protein, with product MTQHNNCSIVGLKSLKSLARILELSLQDLLEFSQNIKNYYKKKEITKKNGDIRHLSVPVGKLRKIQAKILSHLKNFKLHSAAYGAVPKRCHVDNAKQHAAAPYVLCFDFDSFFPSVSARRINQMFIEELDCSPPVASILTKLTTYKYKLPTGSPTSPVLTNILCLSLDKRLSSLAQVYDLKYTRFVDDLTFSGRSIPDIFIVEVKKIIESFGLPLNKDKEVLLTPNDLKLVTGINVNAKKVKVSRKYKRALRAQIHQLDVLDEYRTKAQREKEESRIFGKQQYIKMVKTR from the coding sequence GTGACGCAGCATAATAATTGCTCTATTGTTGGACTCAAAAGTCTTAAATCACTCGCGAGAATACTTGAACTCTCCCTGCAAGACCTCCTAGAATTTTCCCAAAACATAAAGAATTACTACAAAAAAAAAGAAATCACCAAAAAAAATGGTGATATTCGTCATCTATCTGTGCCTGTCGGTAAACTAAGAAAAATACAGGCTAAAATTTTATCACATTTAAAGAATTTTAAACTACACTCTGCCGCCTATGGCGCAGTTCCTAAACGTTGCCATGTAGACAATGCTAAGCAACATGCAGCTGCACCATATGTATTATGCTTTGACTTTGATTCCTTTTTTCCTTCTGTCTCTGCGCGTCGTATAAATCAGATGTTTATTGAAGAGCTCGATTGCTCGCCTCCTGTTGCGAGCATCTTAACAAAGCTTACTACCTATAAGTATAAACTCCCTACAGGATCACCAACTAGCCCTGTTTTAACAAACATACTTTGTCTGTCACTAGATAAGCGTTTATCTTCTTTAGCTCAGGTGTATGATTTGAAGTATACACGCTTTGTAGACGATTTAACATTTTCAGGTCGTTCTATTCCTGATATTTTTATAGTTGAAGTAAAAAAGATAATTGAATCTTTTGGGTTGCCGTTAAACAAAGACAAGGAAGTGCTCCTTACTCCAAATGATCTTAAGTTAGTAACGGGGATCAATGTAAATGCAAAAAAAGTTAAGGTTTCAAGAAAATACAAGAGAGCACTACGTGCTCAAATTCATCAATTAGATGTATTGGATGAATACAGAACGAAAGCTCAAAGAGAAAAGGAAGAAAGCAGGATATTTGGTAAACAGCAATACATCAAAATGGTTAAAACACGTTAA
- a CDS encoding proline dehydrogenase family protein yields the protein MRLWQQFMIGLARSESATNLMQNSRLMSRFSSQFTGGKNVQEAADRAQEMFMQGITSSLFVLGEYEDVEEKATAMVNELEAILPLLAERRLDPHISVDPTQIGSMVSWNLCRKNADRLGQAVKNIDSNHRKVLMVDMEDSSVTQNTLDLYYELTRKEVPAAITIQAYLHRSRKDIEKIVASGGMVRLVKGAFAENKDVALTSRKDIDQCYRELVEMMFSEQARENGVYPVIGSHDHNMIKFAANIAAERGWSADSWEVEMLLGVRPDYQQELVRKGISVRVYLPYGEKWWPYSVRRIGENPRNLWFVLRSIFKV from the coding sequence ATGCGCTTATGGCAACAGTTTATGATAGGATTAGCCCGCAGTGAGTCTGCGACAAATTTAATGCAGAACTCACGGCTCATGAGCCGGTTTTCGAGTCAATTTACCGGCGGAAAAAATGTGCAGGAAGCTGCAGACCGGGCACAGGAAATGTTTATGCAAGGCATTACCTCATCCCTGTTCGTGCTCGGCGAGTATGAGGATGTAGAAGAAAAGGCAACAGCCATGGTCAACGAATTAGAAGCAATACTTCCATTGCTTGCAGAACGCCGACTAGACCCTCATATTTCTGTTGACCCCACTCAGATAGGGTCCATGGTGTCATGGAATCTCTGCCGCAAAAATGCGGATAGACTGGGACAGGCGGTAAAAAATATCGACTCAAACCATCGTAAGGTGCTTATGGTGGATATGGAGGATTCCTCGGTAACGCAGAACACTCTTGATCTCTACTACGAACTTACAAGAAAGGAAGTTCCAGCAGCCATCACCATTCAGGCCTACCTGCACCGCAGCCGGAAGGACATAGAAAAAATAGTTGCTTCCGGGGGCATGGTCCGGCTGGTTAAGGGAGCATTTGCGGAAAACAAAGATGTTGCACTGACCTCGCGTAAAGATATCGACCAGTGCTACCGTGAGCTTGTTGAAATGATGTTCAGCGAGCAGGCCCGTGAAAATGGAGTATATCCGGTCATCGGCAGTCACGATCACAATATGATCAAATTCGCCGCCAATATAGCCGCTGAACGTGGATGGAGTGCAGACAGTTGGGAAGTGGAAATGCTGCTCGGCGTAAGGCCTGATTACCAGCAGGAACTTGTGCGAAAAGGCATCTCCGTCCGTGTGTACCTTCCGTATGGCGAAAAATGGTGGCCATACAGCGTACGACGGATCGGCGAAAACCCACGCAACTTATGGTTCGTGTTGCGGTCCATTTTTAAAGTTTGA
- a CDS encoding HigA family addiction module antitoxin — protein MHTTTRKPTHPGEIIKYDYMEPLSLTVTALAAHLGVSRKHLSQVLHEKTSISPVMALRLSRAFNTTPDLWLNLQRKRDLWEAEQNPAGFLDVTPLPGISELSK, from the coding sequence ATGCATACCACAACCCGTAAGCCGACACACCCCGGCGAAATTATAAAGTATGATTACATGGAACCGCTGAGTTTGACTGTAACGGCCCTTGCTGCTCATCTTGGGGTTAGCCGCAAGCATCTGTCTCAAGTACTCCATGAGAAAACCAGTATAAGCCCTGTAATGGCCTTACGATTGTCTCGGGCTTTCAACACCACTCCTGATCTTTGGCTTAACCTTCAGCGTAAGCGTGATCTGTGGGAAGCTGAACAGAACCCGGCGGGCTTTCTAGATGTGACCCCGTTACCGGGGATTTCGGAGCTGAGTAAGTAA